A window from Henckelia pumila isolate YLH828 unplaced genomic scaffold, ASM3356847v2 CTG_466, whole genome shotgun sequence encodes these proteins:
- the LOC140872620 gene encoding uncharacterized protein: protein MYEIGTIHDGLSFSDKDLENPRGAHNDALIISATISNFWVKKILVDSRISADIIFHDAFVKLGISNAQLTPVNTPLVRFSGEIVEALGEVTLPLSLGETIGDRRLARECHAVTLRASSGNRKRQVCSEERAPKPGKILRENGIHLVDEEVERKERITATETLKHIKIVPNDPKKPLKIGTKLTPELEEKLKNFPGLNLDVFSWGDEPLTGIPHEYAFHHLRVDPKMRPVKQKKRAFGPEKNRHIAAEVEKLLAAKYIRPVSYPDWLANVVLVPKPGGK, encoded by the exons ATGTATGAAATTGGAACTATCCACGATGGATTATCATTCAGCGACAAAGATCTGGAGAACCCTCGGGGTGCCCATAATGATGCTTTAATCATCTCAGCCACAATCTCCAATTTTTGGGTAAAGAAAATTCTAGTGGATTCAAGAATTTCGGCcgacataatttttcatgatgCATTCGTCAAGTTGGGTATTAGTAATGCACAGTTAACTCCAGTCAACACTCCACTAGTCAGATTTTCCGGAGAAATAGTTGAAGCTTTGGGCGAAGTAACGCTTCCTCTTTCCTTGG GAGAAACTATTGGTGACCGTCGTCTAGCTAGAGAATGTCATGCGGTGACATTACGGGCTTCATCAGGAAATCGTAAAAGACAGGTTTGTAGTGAGGAAAGAGCACCGAAACCTGGAAAAATTTTACGTGAAAACGGAATACATTTGGTGGATGAGGAAGTCGAGAGAAAAGAAAGAATAACAGCAACCGAAACTCTAAAGCACATAAAAATTGTTCCAAATGATCCCAAGAAACCCCTGAAGATCGGGACCAAATTAACTCCTGAGTTGGAAGAGAAGTTGAAAAATTTCCCCGGTCTCAACTTGGATGTATTTTCCTGGGGTGATGAGCCTCTAACCGGAATACCTCATGAATATGCATTCCATCACCTCCGTGTTGATCCGAAAATGAGACCAGTGAAACAAAAGAAAAGAGCATTTGGCCCAGAAAAAAATCGACATATAGCTGCTGAAGTGGAAAAACTCTTAGCGGCAAAGTACATCAGGCCAGTTTCATACCCAGATTGGCTTGCAAATGTTGTCTTAGTACCAAAACCTGGAGGAAAATGA
- the LOC140872621 gene encoding uncharacterized protein, with protein MVKWAVELSQYGIEYRPHPAIKAHILADFLVEMAVTQEESSTPTWVVYVDGSSTFTGSGAGIVVESPYGDKFQYAVKFLFPATNNEAQYEAFIMGIKLALSVGAKRLTIHSNSQLIVSQINGNYEAKEDKMLEYLTQVNELLSRLDSYDVKQIPRVENESADRLAKLASSLTNIDNRKITFLTYDKEKTDGSDVTIFCADSEQPT; from the coding sequence ATGGTTAAGTGGGCTGTTGAGTTGAGCCAATATGGAATTGAATATCGCCCGCATCCAGCAATTAAAgcacatattctagctgatttTCTAGTAGAGATGGCAGTAACTCAAGAAGAAAGCTCCACCCCGACATGGGTGGTTTATGTCGACGGGTCATCAACCTTTACGGGAAGCGGGGCAGGTATAGTCGTGGAGAGCCCATATGGAGATAAATTTCAATACGCCGTCAAATTTCTTTTCCCTGCAACAAATAATGAGGCACAATATGAAGCTTTCATCATGGGAATTAAATTGGCCTTATCGGTCGGAGCAAAAAGACTGACGATACATAGTAACTCCCAACTTATCGTCAGCCAGATTAATGGAAATTACGAAGCAAAGGAAGATAAAATGCTTGAATACCTCACTCAAGTGAATGAGCTTCTCTCGCGTTTAGACAGCTACGATGTAAAGCAGATACCTAGAGTGGAAAATGAGTCAGCAGATCGTCTCGCCAAGTTAGCAAGCTCCTTGACCAACATTGATAATAGGAAAATTACATTCCTAACATATGACAAGGAAAAAACTGATGGAAGTGATGTTACCATCTTTTGTGCTGACAGCGAACAACCTACTTGA